Proteins encoded together in one Ictidomys tridecemlineatus isolate mIctTri1 chromosome 3, mIctTri1.hap1, whole genome shotgun sequence window:
- the LOC144375699 gene encoding putative vomeronasal receptor-like protein 4 yields MKMDQRFSYIAIRNAFYPQAGIGISANAILICLHSAAVHVGHKPRITDLPIVHLALTHILMLLTMGLLVSTDIWETQDIPGDFKCKVLVFLNKVMRGLSICTTCVLSVLQAITISPTVSWLANSKLKNTNPILKLFFFLWVFTMSTCSNLFLYTVSTPNKTQPGLLFVTEHCSFLPMKYIHREFFLTLMACRDVFFVGLMVFSSGYMVILLYRHKKQSQNLHNSRFSPKSSPEQRATQSILLLICCFAVLYCADSIISLTIGLTWTSDAILVCVQMLVANGYGTVSPLVLISADTQITKITQLTCGKKGHLLMKLF; encoded by the coding sequence ATGAAGATGGACCAACGTTTCAGTTATATAGCCATAAGAAATGCCTTTTATCCCCAGGCTGGCATTGGGATCTCAGCAAATGCAATTCTGATTTGCCTCCACAGTGCTGCTGTCCATGTGGGCCACAAGCCTAGGATCACCGACCTCCCCATCGTCCACTTGGCTCTAACACACATTCTCATGCTCCTCACCATGGGCCTTTTGGTGTCTACAGACATTTGGGAAACACAGGACATTCCAGGTGACTTCAAATGCAAAGTGCTAGTCTTTCTGAACAAGGTCATGAGGGGACTGTCCATCTGTACCACCTGTGTCCTGAGTGTGCTTCAGGCCATCACCATCAGCCCCACTGTCTCTTGGTTGGCCAACAGCAAACTGAAAAACACAAATCCAATTTTGaagctatttttcttcttatggGTCTTCACCATGTCCACCTGTAGCAACCTGTTCCTGTACACTGTGTCCACACCCAATAAGACCCAGCCTGGTCTTCTGTTCGTCACTGAACACTGTTCCTTTCTACCCATGAAGTACATTCACAGGGAATTCTTTCTCACCTTAATGGCATGTAGAGATGTCTTCTTCGTGGGCCTTATGGTTTTTTCCAGTGGGTACATGGTCATTCTCTTGTACAGACACAAAAAGCAGTCCCAGAATCTTCACAATTCCAGGTTCTCTCCAAAATCCTCCCCAGAACAAAGGGCCACTCAAAGCATTCTGCTGCTGATCTGCTGCTTTGCTGTCCTGTACTGTGCAGACTCCATCATTTCATTGACCATAGGTTTGACATGGACCAGTGATGCCATCTTGGTATGTGTCCAGATGCTTGTGGCTAATGGCTATGGCACAGTTAGTCCTTTGGTGCTAATCAGTGCTGACactcaaataacaaaaatcacCCAACTTACATGCGGGAAGAAAGGCCACcttttgatgaaacttttctga